The following proteins are encoded in a genomic region of Zea mays cultivar B73 chromosome 9, Zm-B73-REFERENCE-NAM-5.0, whole genome shotgun sequence:
- the LOC100274687 gene encoding uncharacterized protein isoform X3: MSMAGIARGRSRWRQGDGSSNRNAAHSTVPNPDHQGVVSSRKQATYPGMLSDSVFATVDRQSKTRKAIAVPMKILIEEEFSNDVNSRHISPGAVGRLMGLDSLPSSGIHNKHRHTKSHAPKTSPSSFHGRTGLHDIPHRRSVDTINVFEGMEATKTNMHRSPRSKIGSTTSRSDKVVSADIDFIRQKFMDAKRLSIDESLHISEEFNETLDALVSNSDLLLDFLQNFDPAVIRDLHNHGSPSSTANCITILKPSRRNQFIDMDNIYPQEKGTESIFNEQMEGKHSLWKPYSNVPLQSLKEDSCSSRQKLSRSSHQENTGKRGSPTRIVVLKPNLEKPHDIEEALPLHHKISHSDYRRHKECPEVDRWTPNTEDYMCQVPLGDSETLSRMGKGSREIAREITKQMRAARGGSRKHSVKPETRTLASDERSQFQSSVTRPKTPESIHRYSESCDAWASSSLNSLPTYSTETSESKEAKKHLSNRWKKTRQCQHQETDNDSFNTLGDMLALSDQNASNVATHKMTCRKCPKSEVQSDRIQSSYPLGISTNDGWKDTTTSKLTRSKSLPPSFIRGVQKSNNRKRSGSVTYNEFSMLKDVLKDQQVLKMTTTALDNCFLVPNLDDLMPKHEQIEYHQADDYPATYDPHIASDSPEENNHHLGDVSETLCILPDVLESPANSNKDDQQSPMSVLESSMDGEDVYSGDFEKISADLQELRLQLGLLKRETTDTRDGSELSILSDDETARRSLPETGESHAFRNTEERDFSYVFDMLAALGIHAANEDDLLDNCYLLECSAGLDLYDDLEQKYDSLILWPVHERKLLFDITNAVLGDMITSVMNGCSKGLMARCSPGWNREEFAELVWQRVVQLRQEIEFNQEALLLSVEWAGSEDGASLVGRDIGNMLQDDLVQEIIADFLGATKSAKLRG, translated from the exons GGGTTGTGTCCTCTAGGAAGCAAGCAACTTACCCTGGGATGCTATCTGATTCGGTG TTTGCTACAGTAGACAGGCAAAGTAAAACAAGAAAAGCCATTGCTGTACCAATGAAAATACTGATAGAAGAAGAATTTTCAAATGATGTCAATTCTAGGCATATTTCACCAGGTGCTGTAGGAAGGCTCATGGGTCTTGATTCGTTGCCCTCATCTGGAATCCATAATAAGCATAGACATACCAAAAGTCATGCACCAAAGACTTCACCTAGTAGTTTTCATGGTCGAACTGGTTTGCATGACATTCCACACAGGAGGAGTGTAGATACCATTAATGTTTTTGAAGGTAtggaagccacaaaaacaaatatGCACCGGAGTCCAAGATCTAAAATTGGAAGTACAACTTCCAGATCAGACAAGGTTGTTAGTGCTGATATCGATTTCATAAGGCAGAAATTTATGGATGCTAAGCGTCTTTCTATTGATGAATCCCTTCACATATCAGAAGAATTTAATGAGACACTTGATGCCCTGGTATCTAACAGTGACCTTTTGTTGGATTTTCTTCAAAATTTTGATCCTGCTGTCATAAGGGACCTACATAATCATGGTTCTCCATCCTCTACCGCAAACTGCATCACAATATTGAAGCCATCTCGAAGAAATCAATTTATTGACATGGACAATATTTATCCGCAAGAGAAAGGAACCGAGAGCATCTTCAACGAGCAAATGGAAGGGAAACATTCTTTATGGAAGCCATATTCTAATGTGCCCTTGCAGTCCCTAAAAGAAGATTCTTGTTCATCAAGGCAGAAACTGTCAAGGTCCAGTCACCAAGAAAATACTGGAAAACGTGGCTCCCCCACCCGGATTGTTGTCTTGAAGCCAAATCTTGAGAAACCTCATGATATTGAAGAAGCCCTTCCCCTACATCATAAAATATCCCATTCTGATTATAGAAGGCATAAAGAATGTCCGGAGGTTGATAGATGGACTCCAAATACTGAAGATTACATGTGTCAGGTGCCCCTTGGAGATTCTGAAACATTAAGTCGTATGGGGAAGGGATCTAGAGAAATTGCTAGGGAGATCACCAAACAGATGAGAGCTGCTAGGGGTGGAAGTAGGAAACATTCTGTCAAACCGGAGACTAGAACTCTTGCTTCAGATGAAAGGTCACAGTTTCAGTCATCTGTTACTAGACCCAAGACTCCAGAGTCAATTCATAGATATTCTGAGTCATGTGATGCTTGGGCTTCTTCAAGTCTCAACTCTTTGCCAACATATTCGACTGAAACATCAGAAAGCAAGGAAGCAAAGAAACACCTCTCTAACAGATGGAAGAAGACCCGTCAGTGTCAGCATCAAGAAACTGATAATGACAGCTTCAACACGCTTGGGGATATGCTTGCTCTCTCTGATCAGAATGCATCAAATGTTGCTACCCATAAAATGACATGCAGGAAATGTCCAAAGTCAGAAGTGCAGAGTGATAGAATACAAAGCTCATATCCTCTTGGCATCAGCACCAATGATGGTTGGAAAGACACAACTACTAGTAAATTGACAAGGTCCAAGTCTCTTCCACCATCCTTCATTCGTGGAGTTCAAAAGTCAAACAATAGAAAAAGAAGCGGCAGCGTTACATACAATGAGTTTTCAATGCTTAAAGATGTTCTTAAG GACCAGCAAGTGCTTAAGATGACCACAACAGCACTAGATAACTGCTTTCTTGTGCCTAATCTCGATGATCTGATGCCTAAG CATGAGCAAATTGAATACCATCAAGCTGATGATTACCCAGCCACTTATGATCCTCATATAGCATCAGATTCTCCTGAGGAGAATAATCATCACCTAGGGGATGTCAGTGAAACCCTTTGTATTCTACCTGATGTATTAGAATCGCCAGCGAACTCCAACAAAGATGACCAGCAAAGTCCAATGTCTGTTCTTGAATCTTCCATGGACGGAGAAGATGTTTACTCTGGGGATTTTGAGAAGATCAGTGCAGATCTCCAAG AGCTCAGATTGCAACTTGGGCTTCTGAAGAGGGAGACTACAGACACTAGAGATGGCAGCGAGCTTTCTATATTGAGTGATGATGAGACAGCACGTCGATCACTTCCTGAGACTGGGGAATCCCATGCTTTTAGGAATACGGAAGAAAGGGACTTCTCCTACGTGTTTGATATGCTTGCTGCTCTGGGCATCCACGCGGCCAACGAGGATGACCTCCTTGACAACTGCTACTTACTGGAGTGCTCTGCAGGCCTTGATTTATACGATGACCTCGAACAGAAGTACGACAGCCTCATTTTATGGCCTGTGCATGAGAGGAAGCTCTTGTTTGATATCACGAATGCTGTTCTTGGGGACATGATCACCTCCGTGATGAACGGCTGCTCGAAGGGACTGATGGCGAGGTGCTCGCCTGGATGGAATCGGGAAGAGTTTGCTGAGCTCGTGTGGCAAAGGGTGGTGCAGCTCCGGCAAGAGATAGAGTTCAACCAGGAAGCCCTGCTGTTGAGCGTAGAGTGGGCTGGCTCTGAAGATGGCGCCAGTCTGGTCGGGCGCGATATCGGGAATATGTTGCAAGATGATCTCGTACAGGAAATTATAGCTGACTTTCTGGGGGCAACTAAATCCGCCAAGCTCCGTGGCTAG